A window of Nocardia arthritidis genomic DNA:
GCCACCCGAGTTTGCGAGCTCGACGCGGCCTCGACCGAATGACCCGAGTGCGGGCGAGGCTCGATGCGGCGACACCCCGGACCACGACGTGACAACCGTCCACGATGGACAGGCGTCGTATAGGTTCGGTTACGGTGAGTGTGGCACGGTCGGTGCGTAGCCAGCGGTCGACAGGCTGTCCACCAGGCCCGAAGCCATGAGACGGATGGAGGAGATGCGGAAATCCGGCGCCGCGCCGACTGGAACGCCCCGGTTTCACCGGGATCGGACAGCGATCGGCATATGCTCGAAAGATCTTGTCGCGCAGGCTGTTACGACGGAATATCCCTGGTTGGGGCCGTTTTCGTGAACCATCAATAGTAGATTGGGATGCTGTGACCAACACTTCCGGAGATGCGTATCCCCTGGCGGAAACGATGACCACCTCGGTGGTGGAGCACGAGGGCGCGACCGTACTCGCGGTAGCAGGCGAGGTCGACCTGGCGACGGCCCCCGCACTGGAGAGCGCGATCGAGGGGATCCTGAGCGGTAAACCCGCTGCGCTGATCATCGACCTGAGCGCCGTCAGCTTCCTCGCCTCGGCGGGTATGGCGGCGCTGGTGGCCGCGCACAAGCGGGCGGGCGCCGCCACCGTGATGGCGGTGGTCGCCGAGGGACCGGCGACCAGCCGTCAGCTCAAGATGACCAGTCTCGATCAGGTCTTCGCGCTACACGCGACCCTGGACGATGCGCTCGCGGGGCTGCGCTCACGCTGATCGTTCAGCACAATTCCCGCAACTGCTCGACCAACTTCACCCGATCGGCCGGGGTGGCCGCCATGGGGACGACGTTCAGCGTGGTGACACCCGCTTCGGCGAAGGCCGCGATCCGCTCCTTGACGTATCCGGCCGGGCCGACCAGCGAGATGTTGCGGACCAGTTCGTCCGGCACCACCTTGGCCGCCTCCTCCTTCTTGCCCGCCAGGTACAGCTCCTGGATGCGGTCGGCCTCGGCGCCGTAGCCGTATTTCGTGGCGAGGGTGTGATAGAAGTTCTTGCCCTTCGCGCCCATGCCGCCGATGTAGAGCGCCAGATGCGGTTTCACGAATTCCAGCAGCGGTTCGACATTTTCGCCGATGGCCAGGGCCGGGCCCGCGAAAACCTCCAGCTCGCCGAGCTGCGGGTCGCGCTTGGCCAGGCCGGCCTCGAGCGCGCCGCCCCAGATCTCCTTCGCCTTCTCCGGCAGGAAGAAGATGGGCTGCCAGCCCTCGGCGATCTCGGCGGCCAGCTCGACATTCTTCGGGCCGAGCGCGGCGAGCAGCACCGGAATGCGTTCCCGCACCGGGTGATTGATGAGTTTGAGGGCCTTTCCCAGACCGGTGCCGCGCTCGGCGGGCAGCGGG
This region includes:
- a CDS encoding STAS domain-containing protein; its protein translation is MTTSVVEHEGATVLAVAGEVDLATAPALESAIEGILSGKPAALIIDLSAVSFLASAGMAALVAAHKRAGAATVMAVVAEGPATSRQLKMTSLDQVFALHATLDDALAGLRSR
- a CDS encoding LLM class F420-dependent oxidoreductase; this encodes MRIGLGINYSGGFKEAAAEVADLERAGLDTVFVPEAYSFDAVSALGYLAAKTSTLQLASGILQIYTRTPSLTAMTAAGLDFVSDGRFILGLGASGPQVIEGFHGVPYDAPIGRTRELVEICRKVWRRERLEYQGKYYQIPLPAERGTGLGKALKLINHPVRERIPVLLAALGPKNVELAAEIAEGWQPIFFLPEKAKEIWGGALEAGLAKRDPQLGELEVFAGPALAIGENVEPLLEFVKPHLALYIGGMGAKGKNFYHTLATKYGYGAEADRIQELYLAGKKEEAAKVVPDELVRNISLVGPAGYVKERIAAFAEAGVTTLNVVPMAATPADRVKLVEQLRELC